One window from the genome of Desulforamulus ruminis DSM 2154 encodes:
- a CDS encoding ABC1 kinase family protein, producing MQLGRRIRHINRYREIAAAMISQGFHYIVEEMGLIEKVPYYQRLRPLARDKSSGGIGERIRLVLQQLGPTYIKLGQIASTRPDILPPAILSELEKLQDKVPPFSFAQVTSVIEQELGAELEEIFEQFDPDPLAAASIGQVHQAVLRTGEKVAVKIQRPGIAANIETDLEILYELARLAQRRFQWAEAYQIVDIVDEFAKSLGNELDYTIEARNAEKIYKQFQDNAQIYIPKVYWDYSSKKVLTAEYIAGIKISERDSLAQQGYHLSLLAERFAKGIFHQIFIEGFFHGDPHPGNVVVLPGEIIAFLDFGMVGRLSPDMKYHLSSIVIGLMRQNSDDLLKTLLRMGIVPDDVNMVKLRDDIEILREKYYGVPLSQISLGEAVNNIFAVTLTHKIKMPADFALVGKALLTMEGIAEKLDPKLSILDIAQPFGRKLLMERLRPMGMAKTLGKNAADFAELLLSIPKHFQDLSAVIKRGRLGLEVSVPEMELFLKNQDRMGNRLSFSIILLAFSIIMASIIISLPLAGQSSPLWKIPIVEIGFGMAMLMFLWLLYAIVRSGKL from the coding sequence ATGCAGTTGGGCAGGCGCATCCGGCATATCAACCGGTACCGGGAGATCGCTGCAGCAATGATTAGTCAGGGATTTCATTATATTGTTGAAGAGATGGGCTTAATTGAAAAAGTGCCCTATTATCAACGGTTACGACCGCTGGCAAGAGATAAATCATCCGGGGGTATCGGGGAACGCATCCGGCTGGTTCTCCAACAGTTGGGCCCAACCTATATCAAATTAGGGCAGATTGCAAGTACACGACCGGATATTCTCCCTCCGGCAATCCTTAGTGAACTGGAAAAGCTGCAGGATAAAGTCCCGCCTTTTTCCTTTGCCCAAGTAACTTCAGTGATAGAACAGGAACTGGGAGCTGAACTGGAAGAAATTTTTGAGCAATTTGATCCGGACCCCCTGGCGGCGGCTTCCATCGGACAAGTTCATCAGGCGGTTCTGCGAACCGGTGAGAAGGTTGCGGTAAAAATTCAACGTCCCGGCATTGCTGCCAATATTGAGACCGATTTAGAGATTTTGTATGAACTGGCCCGTCTTGCGCAGCGGCGCTTTCAGTGGGCGGAAGCCTATCAAATTGTGGATATTGTTGATGAGTTTGCGAAATCTCTTGGTAATGAACTGGATTATACCATTGAAGCACGTAATGCGGAAAAAATTTATAAACAATTCCAAGATAATGCTCAAATTTATATTCCTAAAGTATATTGGGATTATTCTAGCAAAAAGGTACTGACTGCAGAATATATTGCAGGCATCAAAATTAGTGAAAGAGATTCTTTAGCCCAACAAGGTTATCATCTTTCTCTTTTAGCCGAGCGTTTTGCCAAAGGGATTTTTCACCAAATTTTTATAGAAGGTTTTTTTCACGGTGATCCCCATCCCGGCAATGTAGTGGTACTGCCCGGAGAGATCATTGCTTTTTTGGATTTTGGTATGGTCGGGCGCCTTAGTCCCGATATGAAATATCATCTATCTTCCATCGTAATCGGTCTTATGCGTCAGAACTCGGATGATTTGCTCAAAACCCTCCTGCGCATGGGGATTGTTCCCGATGATGTGAATATGGTAAAGCTGAGGGACGATATAGAGATATTAAGGGAAAAATATTACGGAGTTCCCCTAAGTCAAATCAGTCTGGGGGAGGCAGTCAATAACATCTTTGCGGTTACCCTGACCCATAAAATAAAAATGCCTGCAGATTTCGCCCTGGTAGGGAAGGCACTGTTGACCATGGAGGGGATTGCTGAGAAATTAGACCCCAAATTGAGTATTCTTGATATTGCCCAGCCCTTTGGACGGAAATTGTTAATGGAACGGCTGCGGCCAATGGGGATGGCTAAAACTTTAGGCAAAAACGCGGCTGATTTTGCTGAACTTCTCTTAAGTATACCTAAGCACTTCCAGGATTTAAGTGCTGTTATTAAACGAGGGCGGTTGGGCCTGGAGGTTTCTGTTCCGGAAATGGAACTCTTTTTAAAGAATCAAGACCGGATGGGGAACCGCTTGTCTTTCAGCATTATTCTGCTTGCCTTTAGTATTATTATGGCCAGTATCATTATTAGCCTGCCGTTGGCCGGCCAATCCTCCCCTTTATGGAAAATTCCCATTGTGGAAATTGGTTTCGGCATGGCTATGCTAATGTTCCTCTGGTTGCTTTATGCCATTGTCCGCTCGGGTAAGCTTTAA
- a CDS encoding MerR family transcriptional regulator, translated as MSYSIKEVSEKFNITPYTLRYYEKEGLLPSIQRAQNGVRDYTDVDLEWLQLVCCMRATGMSIAYIKNYVDLCRLGEDTVPQRRQIILKQKEIIETHIQEYTDLLKLVNKKLAHYDIIGDCSPKVLSPQK; from the coding sequence TTGAGCTATTCCATTAAAGAAGTATCTGAAAAGTTTAATATAACCCCCTATACACTACGCTACTATGAAAAAGAAGGACTTTTACCCTCGATTCAGCGCGCTCAAAACGGGGTTAGAGATTATACCGACGTTGACCTGGAATGGCTTCAGCTTGTTTGCTGTATGAGAGCCACCGGGATGTCCATCGCTTATATCAAGAACTATGTGGATCTATGCCGCCTGGGAGAAGATACCGTACCCCAAAGGCGTCAGATTATTCTCAAGCAGAAAGAAATTATTGAAACACACATTCAGGAATACACGGACCTTTTAAAGTTAGTCAACAAAAAATTGGCGCACTATGATATCATAGGAGATTGCAGTCCAAAAGTCCTAAGCCCCCAGAAATAG
- a CDS encoding Msr family ABC-F type ribosomal protection protein: MELLLKASDICVEYTGREVLDINELELYDYDRIGLIGSNGAGKSTLLKVLLGEFTPPGCRVKRSGNFAHIPQLEEAHVQCSTDHALFSKLGVNKLDKQNMSGGEETRLKVAQALSCQVHGIFADEPTCHLDREGIDFLIGQLQYFSGALLIISHDRYFLDAVVNKIWELKDGKITEYWGNYSNYLHQKEEERRNQAVRYEQFVSERERLERAAEEKRKQARKIDQKSKETAKKGMTESGSRLGHQKTMGSKQKSLYNSAKSMEHRMAAMEEVQAPEKVRTVRFRQSQALALHNPYPITGTEINKRFADKVIFDSTSFQIPLGGKVAFTGGNGTGKTTLFHMILNREDGISVSPKAEIGYFAQSGYKFNRDQCVIAFMEKNCDYQQSEIRSVLASMGFSQNDIRKNLSVLSGGEIIKLLLAKMFLGRYNILLMDEPSNYLDLPSVEALEALMKNYGGTILFISHDQRMLENVADRIYTIEDRRLHLTKG; encoded by the coding sequence ATGGAATTATTATTAAAAGCAAGTGATATTTGTGTGGAATATACAGGCCGCGAGGTATTGGATATTAATGAACTGGAGTTGTATGATTATGACCGTATCGGCTTGATTGGCAGCAACGGAGCAGGAAAAAGCACTCTGCTCAAGGTGCTGCTGGGGGAATTCACGCCGCCCGGATGCAGGGTAAAACGCTCAGGAAATTTTGCACACATTCCTCAATTGGAAGAAGCGCATGTTCAGTGCTCCACGGATCATGCCCTGTTTAGCAAACTCGGCGTCAACAAGCTGGATAAGCAAAACATGAGCGGCGGTGAAGAGACTCGGCTGAAAGTGGCACAGGCACTTTCCTGTCAGGTGCATGGCATTTTTGCCGATGAACCCACCTGCCATCTTGATCGAGAAGGGATTGATTTCCTTATCGGTCAGCTCCAGTATTTTTCAGGCGCGCTGCTAATCATCAGCCATGACCGCTATTTTCTTGATGCCGTCGTGAATAAAATCTGGGAGCTAAAGGACGGCAAAATCACTGAGTATTGGGGAAATTATTCCAATTACCTCCATCAGAAAGAGGAAGAACGGCGAAATCAGGCGGTTCGCTACGAACAGTTTGTATCCGAGCGGGAACGCCTGGAGCGAGCCGCCGAAGAAAAGCGAAAGCAGGCAAGGAAGATTGATCAAAAATCCAAAGAAACCGCTAAAAAAGGGATGACAGAAAGCGGCAGCCGCCTAGGGCATCAGAAAACCATGGGCAGCAAACAAAAATCTCTCTACAACTCCGCTAAATCCATGGAACACCGCATGGCTGCCATGGAGGAGGTGCAGGCTCCTGAAAAAGTCAGAACCGTTCGCTTCCGTCAAAGCCAGGCCCTGGCTCTGCATAATCCCTATCCGATTACAGGAACAGAAATCAACAAACGATTTGCTGATAAAGTGATTTTCGACAGCACCTCCTTTCAAATTCCCCTTGGAGGGAAGGTAGCATTCACCGGAGGGAACGGGACAGGTAAGACGACTCTGTTCCATATGATTCTGAATCGGGAAGACGGCATCTCCGTTTCTCCAAAGGCAGAAATTGGCTATTTTGCCCAAAGCGGCTATAAATTCAACCGTGATCAATGTGTCATAGCCTTTATGGAAAAAAACTGCGACTACCAGCAGTCTGAAATTCGCTCTGTGCTGGCCTCCATGGGCTTTTCACAAAATGACATCCGGAAAAATTTATCGGTGCTAAGTGGCGGAGAAATAATCAAATTGCTGCTGGCTAAAATGTTCCTGGGACGCTACAACATTCTGCTGATGGATGAACCCAGTAATTATCTGGATTTACCCAGCGTAGAGGCGTTAGAAGCATTAATGAAAAATTATGGTGGCACCATCTTGTTCATTTCCCATGACCAGAGAATGCTGGAAAACGTGGCCGACAGGATCTATACAATTGAAGACCGGCGCCTTCACCTGACAAAAGGATAG
- a CDS encoding VOC family protein — translation MTGVEIDFVVTDSLKALALYERIFEVKRIEVTDFPKGQNEAVFSIYGTRFHMLDENPEFQLIAPKPNDAKPIWFNVMVPDIRKVHKSALEAGCVTVQEVTEMADYGVSNSMFADPFGYLWMLHQVHREVSFEERRHLWEEKLNAPE, via the coding sequence ATGACAGGAGTAGAAATTGATTTTGTGGTTACTGATAGTCTAAAGGCGTTGGCATTGTACGAGCGTATATTCGAGGTAAAACGTATTGAAGTAACCGATTTCCCAAAGGGTCAAAATGAAGCCGTGTTTTCCATCTACGGTACACGTTTTCATATGCTAGATGAAAATCCTGAGTTCCAGCTCATCGCCCCAAAGCCTAACGATGCCAAACCGATTTGGTTCAATGTAATGGTGCCGGACATTCGTAAGGTACATAAAAGTGCACTGGAAGCTGGCTGCGTAACGGTGCAGGAAGTAACGGAGATGGCTGATTACGGTGTCAGCAACTCGATGTTTGCCGATCCCTTTGGCTACTTATGGATGCTGCATCAAGTCCACCGGGAGGTCAGCTTTGAGGAACGTCGTCATCTGTGGGAAGAAAAATTGAACGCACCGGAATAG
- a CDS encoding SAM-dependent methyltransferase — protein sequence MERFIIKSIGKVRVDNKGMRLELEKEFIPALTNLEGFGYIHVLWWFDQNDHLDSRSKLIEKSPYKGSPETLGTFATRSPERPNPIALTCAYITYLDCQNGIIGLAFIDAEDGTPVLDIKPYTPSLDRVENPIVPQWCAHWPKNVETSGDFDWDTVFNF from the coding sequence ATGGAACGATTTATAATAAAATCAATTGGGAAAGTTCGTGTAGACAATAAGGGAATGCGCTTAGAACTGGAAAAGGAGTTCATTCCTGCCCTCACTAACCTGGAGGGTTTTGGTTACATTCACGTTCTTTGGTGGTTTGATCAAAACGATCATTTGGACTCTCGCTCAAAATTAATTGAGAAAAGCCCATATAAAGGTTCACCGGAGACCTTGGGTACCTTTGCAACACGTTCTCCGGAGCGCCCAAATCCCATAGCTCTTACTTGTGCGTATATTACCTATCTTGACTGCCAAAACGGAATCATTGGTTTGGCTTTTATAGACGCAGAGGATGGAACTCCTGTGTTAGATATTAAGCCTTACACGCCAAGCCTTGACAGAGTAGAAAATCCGATTGTACCGCAATGGTGTGCCCATTGGCCAAAAAATGTGGAAACATCCGGAGATTTTGATTGGGACACAGTCTTTAATTTCTAA
- a CDS encoding response regulator has protein sequence MLRAIAVDDEILALHLLENLLQEIGGVNLIGTFTDATRALATIAEEKPDIVFLDVEMPNQNGLSMAERLTALNDETSIVFVTAYEHYALQAFDVRAADYILKPIEKDRLAKTIRHFLKWNGKVSTPYIEKRCFQAQFLGNFSLRDPRGDLIKWRTKKVKELCAYLLHHRQPVHRSQIIDDLWPAVAPDKGSNLLHSTVYQLRKTLKSLNCENPILYAGEFYTLCLEAESDVHEIEKILTGLSPANEQAILNLLQHANKDYLEQEDWPWSLGAREKLREAYKHCLEGYVFSTPATCSKKGARRESLEKLIHMEPFEERYIQELIRHHLALGNKRKALETYRQLEKLLAEELGEKPQIETSSLVQNLF, from the coding sequence ATGCTTCGGGCCATAGCTGTGGATGACGAAATCCTGGCGCTGCACTTGCTGGAAAATCTATTACAAGAAATAGGCGGCGTCAATTTGATTGGAACTTTCACCGATGCAACGCGGGCCTTGGCAACCATTGCCGAGGAAAAGCCCGACATCGTTTTTCTGGACGTGGAAATGCCGAATCAAAACGGCCTTTCTATGGCCGAGCGACTGACAGCCCTGAATGATGAAACCAGCATTGTCTTTGTCACCGCCTATGAGCACTACGCGCTGCAAGCTTTTGACGTCCGGGCGGCGGATTATATTTTGAAGCCCATTGAAAAAGACCGGCTTGCTAAAACCATCCGCCATTTTTTAAAATGGAACGGGAAAGTTTCGACGCCTTATATTGAGAAGCGCTGTTTCCAGGCGCAGTTTTTGGGAAATTTCAGTCTGCGTGATCCAAGGGGAGACTTGATTAAATGGCGCACCAAGAAGGTAAAGGAGCTTTGCGCCTACCTGCTGCATCATCGCCAACCGGTCCACCGCAGCCAAATTATCGATGATTTGTGGCCTGCCGTGGCTCCGGATAAGGGGAGCAATCTGTTGCATAGCACGGTTTACCAATTGAGAAAGACTTTAAAGTCTCTAAACTGCGAGAATCCGATCCTTTACGCCGGTGAATTTTACACGCTGTGCCTGGAAGCGGAGAGCGATGTGCACGAAATTGAAAAAATACTCACTGGCCTGTCTCCGGCGAACGAACAAGCCATTTTAAACTTGCTGCAACACGCCAATAAAGATTATCTGGAACAGGAAGACTGGCCCTGGTCTCTAGGGGCCAGGGAGAAATTGCGCGAAGCCTACAAACATTGCCTGGAGGGCTATGTTTTTTCCACGCCCGCAACCTGCTCGAAAAAGGGTGCGCGCAGGGAGAGCTTGGAAAAATTGATCCACATGGAGCCATTCGAAGAACGCTATATTCAAGAATTGATCCGTCATCATCTGGCTTTGGGCAATAAGAGGAAGGCGTTGGAGACGTACCGGCAGTTGGAAAAGCTGCTGGCGGAGGAATTAGGAGAAAAACCGCAGATTGAGACATCCAGTCTGGTACAAAACCTGTTTTAA
- a CDS encoding ATP-binding protein — protein MTKRTIYSFLSVVFSLAIALGLLFFALERDGSNEPRAVKGVLDAREYDFDAEGPLQLNGEWQFVAGKLADTAYFDQHQDIPHYVPVPSEWTRYETDGRPMPPYGSATYRLRVQLPEMNGVMGVKTNNIRMSNAVWINGEKVGQSGIPQENASYQARNTPYVAFFPLEGNELEIIVQAANFHYGTGGGIISSLYLGDEQSILRTLDLQRMYDWVMLVSFLTMGIYFFNFYFFLRKYRELLFFSLACFMFALYTATHGEKLLHAYYPQLPYILFLGLQRLSGVLMGIFLSLFFHFLFPRLSHQKILYAVLLIGGLILVLICSPARFNMGAQVEVLKLNILFPLAVVIHIFYIQVKTVQAGVAGASFLMVASSVTILYIAVGILNVYNQMNPSILPPLIPFIYMLLLSLYMSNRFVSIYKQNEALSERLVQADRFKDEFLAKTSHEFRTPLHGVMTLVQSMLTSPASGSLTPEQTNKLSLVKEISKRLAFLVEDIADLSKLKQGQLKIRPQNVDLHTISHLVTEVFAHVLPGHMTLRNQVSPHIPYVRADENRLRQILNNLIDNAAKHAGAGGEIELSAQEQAGFVVVSVKDAGPGIAPEELEKVFEPYQQGAIPSQRPGGVGLGLAIARQLVELQGGRIWVQSEQGKGAVFSFTIPVAATEKVRPIDISLQETADFRTAPVSFPMSRMVEKGHGKKIIIADDDHTSLRVLMEALEPEGYFLIAVDNGQAVLDLLEQRADVDLIILDIMMPGLSGYEVCRKIRASYSIAELPVLMLTAAILPEDMVAAFQSGANDFLHKPFDLTELKSRMSSLLNLKEAVATASRMEAAFLQAQIRPHFLYNVLNSILSLSYMDIEKTRKLITEFANFLRGSFAFSNTSQFVPLEKELALIQSYITIEEARFPGRFQFELAVEKNLRCYLPPLLLQPLVENAVRHGLANRQEGTVSLTARRDGNGVIFQIRDNGAGMSKAQVESIRQQQPLPGGGVGLLNLCKRIKQHPGFSVAIRSEENMGTSIVITAPYRDRFSEKETAAREEA, from the coding sequence GTGACAAAAAGAACGATTTATTCTTTCTTGAGCGTGGTTTTTTCCCTTGCCATCGCCCTGGGATTGCTTTTTTTTGCCCTTGAGCGGGATGGTTCGAATGAGCCAAGAGCTGTTAAGGGCGTACTTGACGCCAGAGAGTATGATTTTGACGCAGAAGGCCCCCTTCAGTTAAATGGCGAATGGCAGTTTGTGGCCGGCAAGCTGGCAGATACTGCCTATTTTGATCAGCATCAAGACATTCCCCACTACGTACCCGTTCCTTCCGAATGGACCCGCTATGAAACAGACGGGCGCCCGATGCCCCCTTACGGCAGCGCCACCTATCGCCTGCGGGTGCAATTGCCGGAGATGAACGGGGTCATGGGTGTGAAGACGAATAATATTCGTATGTCCAACGCTGTGTGGATCAATGGAGAAAAGGTAGGGCAAAGTGGAATCCCGCAAGAAAACGCTTCCTATCAAGCCCGTAACACACCGTACGTTGCTTTTTTTCCGCTCGAAGGCAATGAACTGGAGATCATTGTTCAGGCAGCCAATTTTCACTATGGCACGGGTGGGGGCATCATCAGTTCTTTGTATCTGGGTGATGAGCAAAGCATTCTCCGGACCCTGGATCTTCAGCGCATGTATGATTGGGTGATGCTGGTATCTTTTCTGACCATGGGAATTTATTTCTTCAATTTTTACTTCTTTTTAAGGAAATACAGAGAGTTGCTGTTTTTTTCCTTAGCCTGTTTTATGTTCGCTCTTTACACCGCCACCCATGGCGAGAAACTGTTGCATGCCTATTATCCTCAACTGCCTTATATTTTGTTTTTAGGATTACAAAGGCTCTCGGGCGTCCTCATGGGCATATTTCTTTCTTTGTTTTTTCATTTTCTTTTTCCCCGTCTTTCCCATCAGAAAATTCTTTATGCCGTCCTGTTGATCGGCGGCTTGATACTGGTTTTGATTTGCAGTCCTGCTCGTTTCAACATGGGCGCTCAAGTGGAGGTGCTAAAACTCAATATCCTTTTCCCGCTTGCCGTGGTCATTCACATTTTCTATATTCAGGTAAAAACCGTGCAAGCGGGGGTGGCGGGAGCTTCTTTTCTCATGGTTGCTTCCTCGGTCACGATCCTGTATATCGCTGTGGGCATTTTGAATGTGTACAACCAAATGAACCCTTCAATCCTTCCGCCCCTCATACCCTTTATTTACATGCTGCTGCTTTCCTTGTACATGTCTAATCGCTTTGTGAGCATCTACAAACAAAATGAGGCGCTATCTGAGCGGCTTGTGCAGGCGGATCGATTTAAAGACGAATTTTTGGCTAAAACATCTCATGAGTTCCGCACACCGCTGCATGGTGTTATGACGTTGGTTCAATCCATGCTCACAAGCCCTGCCTCCGGCTCCCTGACCCCGGAACAAACCAATAAACTGTCGCTCGTTAAGGAGATCTCCAAACGATTGGCCTTTTTGGTGGAGGATATTGCGGATCTTTCCAAACTTAAACAAGGGCAATTGAAAATCCGGCCGCAAAATGTGGACTTGCACACGATCTCCCATCTGGTGACGGAAGTTTTCGCCCATGTCCTGCCCGGTCACATGACGCTGCGCAATCAGGTTTCTCCGCACATTCCTTACGTGCGGGCCGACGAAAACCGGCTCCGGCAAATTCTGAACAACCTGATTGACAACGCAGCCAAACATGCCGGCGCCGGTGGTGAAATTGAACTTTCGGCCCAGGAACAAGCCGGCTTTGTGGTGGTGTCCGTCAAAGATGCGGGACCGGGCATTGCACCGGAAGAATTGGAAAAGGTTTTTGAGCCTTACCAGCAAGGGGCAATTCCGTCCCAGAGGCCTGGAGGCGTCGGCCTGGGATTGGCCATTGCCAGGCAATTGGTGGAATTGCAGGGAGGACGCATCTGGGTCCAATCGGAACAAGGAAAAGGCGCCGTCTTTTCCTTCACCATCCCTGTGGCAGCCACGGAAAAGGTCCGCCCAATTGACATTTCCCTCCAGGAGACAGCAGATTTCCGGACGGCTCCGGTCTCATTCCCGATGTCCAGAATGGTTGAAAAGGGCCACGGCAAAAAAATCATCATTGCCGATGACGACCATACGAGCTTGCGCGTGCTCATGGAAGCGTTGGAACCGGAAGGGTACTTTCTCATCGCCGTCGACAATGGCCAGGCTGTGTTGGATCTATTGGAGCAGCGCGCTGATGTGGATTTGATCATTCTGGACATCATGATGCCGGGTTTGTCGGGTTATGAAGTATGCCGGAAAATCAGAGCATCCTATAGCATTGCCGAATTGCCCGTGCTCATGCTGACGGCGGCCATTTTGCCGGAAGACATGGTGGCTGCCTTTCAATCGGGGGCCAACGACTTTCTGCACAAGCCTTTTGATCTGACGGAGCTGAAAAGCCGGATGAGCAGCTTGCTCAACCTGAAAGAAGCCGTCGCCACAGCCTCCAGGATGGAAGCGGCTTTTTTACAGGCCCAAATCCGCCCGCATTTTCTCTATAATGTGTTGAATTCCATTTTGTCCTTAAGCTATATGGACATTGAAAAGACACGCAAGCTTATCACTGAATTCGCCAATTTTTTGCGAGGCAGCTTTGCCTTCAGCAATACCAGCCAGTTTGTGCCGTTGGAAAAGGAACTGGCCCTGATCCAATCCTACATCACCATTGAAGAGGCGCGTTTCCCCGGGAGATTTCAGTTTGAGCTGGCTGTAGAGAAAAACCTGCGCTGTTACTTACCGCCTCTCTTGTTGCAGCCCCTTGTGGAAAACGCTGTCCGTCACGGCCTGGCCAACCGGCAAGAGGGAACGGTATCCCTTACCGCACGGCGGGATGGCAACGGTGTTATCTTTCAGATCCGGGACAATGGCGCCGGCATGTCCAAGGCGCAAGTGGAAAGCATCCGACAGCAGCAACCGCTTCCCGGGGGCGGGGTGGGCTTGTTGAATCTATGCAAACGGATCAAGCAACACCCGGGATTTTCCGTTGCCATCCGCAGCGAGGAAAATATGGGCACAAGCATTGTCATCACGGCGCCTTATAGAGATAGGTTTTCCGAAAAGGAAACAGCCGCCCGTGAAGAAGCCTGA